Proteins from one Cryptomeria japonica chromosome 4, Sugi_1.0, whole genome shotgun sequence genomic window:
- the LOC131874922 gene encoding cysteine-rich receptor-like protein kinase 44 has protein sequence MTAISLGRVALGTTRDGNEIAVKKLSAKSKQGKKEFMNEVKLVANVQHRNLARLLGCCVEGDQRLLVYDYFVNRSLDTFIFDVEKRKELDWQKRYNIITGIARGLLYLHQESQLRIIHRDIKANNILLDHKLIPKIGDFGLAKLFPEDKTHIHTRVAGTYGYMPPEYAMRGQLSVKVDVYSFGVVLLEIVSGRKNNDIDLPYDMQHLVEWAWKLFQGGNTLNMVDSEASGVSEEQALRCIHVGLLCVQANATLRPVMSDVITMISSSSVTLPNPSMPAFVSTGKSHSSKSEPKSMPSWGIEEHKIVTTSQISAATTSSSSGIRSVNEASITEVEAR, from the exons ATGACAGCAATAAGCTTGGGGAGGGTGGCTTTG gGGACCACTAGAGATGGAAATGAGATAGCAGTGAAGAAGCTTTCTGCCAAATCTAAACAAGGGAAGAAAGAATTTATGAATGAAGTAAAATTGGTGGCTAATGTTCAGCACCGAAACCTTGCAAGGCTGCTCGGCTGTTGTGTAGAGGGAGATCAAAggttgcttgtttatgattatTTTGTTAACAGGAGCTTAGACACATTTATATTTG ATGTAGAGAAGCGCAAAGAGTTAGACTGGCAAAAACGTTATAATATCATCACTGGAATTGCTCGTGGGCTTCTCTATCTTCACCAGGAGTCACAATTGAGAATCATTCATAGAGATATTAAGGCAAACAATATTTTGCTTGACCACAAACTCATTCCAAAGATAGGTGACTTTGGCTTAGCCAAACTTTTTCCTGAAGACAAGACACACATCCATACAAGAGTTGCAGGCACATA CGGTTACATGCCTCCAGAGTATGCAATGAGAGGGCAGCTGTCTGTTAAAGTAGACGTCTATAGTTTTGGAGTAGTGCTGCTCGAGATCGTGAGTGGAAGGAAAAACAATGATATTGATCTTCCATACGATATGCAACACCTTGTAGAATGG GCATGGAAACTGTTCCAGGGAGGAAATACGCTGAATATGGTGGATTCAGAGGCATCGGGAGTCAGTGAGGAGCAGGCTTTAAGATGCATTCATGTTGGGCTTCTATGTGTACAAGCAAATGCAACACTTCGTCCAGTTATGTCTGATGTTATTACGATGATCTCTAGCAGTTCAGTGACATTGCCAAATCCTTCAATGCCTGCTTTTGTAAGTACAGGTAAGAGCCATTCTTCAAAATCAGAACCAAAGTCAATGCCAAGTTGGGGGATTGAGGAGCATAAAATCGTAACAACATCACAGATTTCAGCTGCAACTACATCATCTTCTTCAGGTATTCGTTCAGTAAATGAAGCTTCGATTACCGAAGTAGAGGCTAGGTAA